A region from the Streptomyces tsukubensis genome encodes:
- a CDS encoding ABC transporter ATP-binding protein, producing the protein MLGLDDVTVRFGDRAALDAVDLTVAAHETVCVLGPSGSGKSTLLRVVAGLRRADRGRVLLGGEDQTGVPVHRRGVGLMFQDHQLFPQHDVAGNVAFGLRMRGTNRAAQQRRTAELLELVGLPGAGGRTVSSLSGGEQQRVALARALAPEPKLLMLDEPLGQLDRGLRERLVVELRALFGRLGTTVLAVTHDQGEAFALADRVVIMREGRIAQTGAPLEVWQRPADAFVARFLGFDNIVDAEVRDGTADTVWGRIPLPAGVPDGAYELLVRPAGVRLTDPGTGRGPRCTVESRTFRGSHVAVRLRPENGPVLEAETGPRDAPEQGARVGVEFAPDEIVVLGRD; encoded by the coding sequence ATGCTCGGACTCGACGATGTGACCGTACGGTTCGGGGACCGGGCCGCCCTCGACGCTGTGGACCTCACCGTCGCCGCCCACGAGACCGTCTGCGTCCTGGGCCCCAGCGGCAGCGGCAAGTCCACCCTGCTGCGGGTCGTCGCCGGGCTCCGCCGCGCCGACCGCGGCCGGGTCCTCCTCGGCGGCGAGGACCAGACCGGCGTACCGGTGCACCGCCGCGGCGTCGGCCTGATGTTCCAGGACCACCAGCTGTTCCCCCAGCACGACGTCGCCGGAAACGTCGCCTTCGGGCTGCGGATGCGCGGCACCAACCGGGCTGCGCAGCAGCGCCGGACCGCCGAACTGCTGGAGCTGGTGGGGCTGCCGGGCGCCGGGGGACGTACGGTGTCCTCCCTGTCCGGCGGCGAACAGCAGCGGGTGGCACTGGCCAGGGCCCTGGCCCCGGAACCGAAGCTGCTGATGCTCGACGAACCCCTCGGCCAACTCGACCGCGGACTGCGGGAGCGGCTCGTCGTCGAACTGCGGGCCCTGTTCGGCAGGCTCGGGACGACGGTCCTCGCGGTCACCCACGACCAGGGCGAGGCGTTCGCGCTCGCCGACCGGGTGGTGATCATGCGGGAGGGGCGGATCGCGCAGACCGGGGCACCCCTGGAAGTGTGGCAACGCCCGGCGGACGCGTTCGTCGCCCGGTTCCTCGGCTTCGACAACATCGTGGACGCGGAGGTCCGCGACGGGACCGCCGACACCGTATGGGGCCGGATACCGCTGCCCGCCGGGGTGCCGGACGGCGCGTACGAACTGCTGGTCAGGCCCGCCGGGGTACGGCTGACGGATCCCGGTACGGGCCGCGGGCCGCGCTGCACCGTGGAGTCCCGGACCTTCCGGGGCAGCCATGTCGCCGTGCGGCTGCGCCCGGAGAACGGCCCGGTGCTGGAGGCCGAGACGGGGCCCCGGGACGCCCCGGAGCAGGGTGCGCGGGTGGGCGTGGAATTCGCCCCGGACGAGATCGTGGTGCTGGGCCGCGACTGA
- a CDS encoding nuclear transport factor 2 family protein yields the protein MTDTDTDTVTAATRAVVEEFLVRLAAGSPERIAELYAAEVDWYIAPNPAVPWIRPRSTRADIAGHWRELAAGQENDPAGTRIDVVVVTGPDAVVTGTLAGTVRATGIRFTSPFALHFTVADGLIVRFRVIEDSLAVAAACAPGPAADH from the coding sequence ATGACCGACACCGACACCGACACCGTCACCGCGGCCACCCGCGCCGTCGTCGAAGAGTTCCTGGTCCGGCTCGCGGCGGGCTCACCCGAGCGCATCGCGGAGCTGTACGCCGCGGAGGTCGACTGGTACATCGCGCCGAACCCCGCCGTGCCGTGGATCCGGCCCCGGTCCACCCGGGCCGATATCGCCGGCCACTGGCGCGAGCTGGCGGCGGGCCAGGAGAACGATCCCGCGGGCACCCGGATCGACGTGGTCGTCGTCACCGGCCCCGACGCGGTCGTCACCGGCACCCTCGCGGGTACGGTCCGGGCCACGGGCATCCGGTTCACCTCGCCGTTCGCCCTGCACTTCACCGTCGCGGACGGGCTGATCGTCCGCTTCCGGGTCATCGAGGACAGCCTCGCCGTCGCCGCGGCCTGTGCCCCCGGTCCGGCGGCCGACCACTGA
- a CDS encoding ABC transporter ATP-binding protein, whose translation METPTPPDGDVLWARSLHHSHRGSPALTGIDAGVREGEILAVGGPRGAGKTTLLRCLSGQSVPTGGEVWFNGTPLHTLPAPQRERLRRERFGWIGPEPSLVPELTAWENAALPLLLRGVPHRRAKAAALEWLERLDIAAAARLRPHALTQTQRQRTATARALVAEPAVLFADEPTATLHRADAAQVLRTVLAAARSHRITVLLASHDPQVTAVADRVITLLDGRRADTPAAAGTEGLAACSLSV comes from the coding sequence ATGGAGACTCCGACTCCGCCGGACGGCGACGTCCTGTGGGCACGCTCGCTGCACCACAGCCACCGGGGCTCCCCCGCCCTCACCGGCATCGACGCCGGGGTGCGGGAGGGCGAGATCCTCGCGGTCGGTGGCCCGCGCGGCGCCGGGAAGACCACCCTGCTGCGCTGTCTGTCCGGGCAGTCGGTCCCCACCGGGGGCGAGGTCTGGTTCAACGGCACGCCCCTGCACACCCTGCCCGCCCCGCAGCGGGAACGGCTCCGCCGGGAACGCTTCGGCTGGATCGGCCCGGAGCCGTCCCTCGTCCCCGAGCTGACCGCCTGGGAGAACGCGGCCCTGCCGCTGCTGCTGCGCGGCGTCCCGCACCGGCGGGCCAAGGCCGCCGCCCTGGAGTGGCTGGAGCGGCTCGACATCGCCGCGGCCGCCCGGCTCCGCCCGCACGCGCTGACGCAGACCCAGCGCCAGCGGACCGCGACCGCCCGGGCCCTGGTCGCAGAACCGGCCGTGCTCTTCGCCGACGAACCGACGGCGACCCTGCACCGCGCGGATGCGGCACAGGTCCTGCGGACGGTGCTGGCAGCGGCCCGCTCGCACCGGATCACGGTCCTGCTCGCCAGCCACGACCCGCAGGTCACGGCGGTTGCCGACCGCGTGATCACCCTGCTCGACGGGCGGCGCGCCGACACCCCGGCCGCCGCCGGCACGGAAGGCCTGGCCGCGTGCTCGCTCTCCGTCTAG
- a CDS encoding aspartate aminotransferase family protein, with protein MGNPIAVSDRSDLSKTAYDHLWMHFTRMSSYENAPVPTIVRGEGTYIYDDQGKRYIDGLAGLFVVNAGHGRVELAETAYKQAQELAFFPVWSYAHPKAVELAERLANEAPGDLNKVFFTTGGGEAVETAWKLAKQYWKLQGQHTKYKVISRAVAYHGTPQGALSITGLPALKAPFEPLVPGAHKVPNTNIYRAPIHGDDPEAFGRWAADQIEQEILFEGPETVAAVFLEPVQNAGGCFPPPPGYFQRVREICDQYDVLLVSDEVICAFGRLGTTFACDKFGYIPDMITCAKGMTSGYSPIGACIVSDKIAEPFYKGDNTFLHGYTFGGHPVSAAVGIANLDIFEREGLNQHVLDNEGAFKATLEKLYDLPIVGDVRGNGFFYGIELVKDKATKETFTDEETERVLYGFLSKALFDNGLYCRADDRGDPVIQLAPPLIADQSTFDEIEGVLRTVLTEAWTKL; from the coding sequence CCTCTCCAAGACCGCCTACGACCACCTGTGGATGCACTTCACCCGCATGTCGTCGTACGAGAACGCCCCCGTCCCCACCATCGTCCGCGGTGAGGGCACCTACATCTACGACGACCAGGGCAAGCGCTACATCGACGGCCTCGCCGGCCTCTTCGTGGTCAACGCCGGACACGGCCGGGTCGAGCTCGCCGAGACCGCCTACAAGCAGGCGCAGGAGCTGGCCTTCTTCCCGGTCTGGTCCTACGCCCACCCCAAGGCCGTCGAACTGGCCGAGCGGCTGGCGAACGAGGCACCCGGCGACCTCAACAAGGTCTTCTTCACCACCGGCGGCGGCGAGGCCGTCGAGACCGCGTGGAAGCTGGCCAAGCAGTACTGGAAGCTGCAGGGCCAGCACACCAAGTACAAGGTCATCTCGCGCGCGGTCGCCTACCACGGCACCCCGCAGGGCGCCCTGTCCATCACCGGCCTCCCGGCCCTGAAGGCCCCCTTCGAGCCGCTGGTCCCCGGCGCGCACAAGGTGCCCAACACCAACATCTACCGCGCCCCGATCCACGGCGACGACCCCGAGGCCTTCGGCCGCTGGGCCGCCGACCAGATCGAGCAGGAGATCCTCTTCGAGGGCCCGGAGACCGTCGCCGCGGTCTTCCTGGAGCCGGTGCAGAACGCCGGCGGCTGCTTCCCGCCGCCGCCCGGCTACTTCCAGCGGGTGCGCGAGATCTGCGACCAGTACGATGTGCTGCTCGTCTCCGACGAGGTCATCTGCGCCTTCGGCCGCCTCGGCACCACCTTCGCCTGTGACAAGTTCGGCTACATCCCCGACATGATCACCTGCGCCAAGGGCATGACCTCGGGCTACTCCCCGATCGGCGCCTGCATCGTCTCGGACAAGATCGCCGAGCCGTTCTACAAGGGCGACAACACCTTCCTGCACGGCTACACCTTCGGCGGCCACCCGGTCTCCGCGGCCGTCGGCATCGCCAACCTCGACATCTTCGAGCGCGAGGGCCTCAACCAGCACGTCCTCGACAACGAGGGCGCGTTCAAGGCCACCCTGGAGAAGCTGTACGACCTGCCGATCGTCGGCGACGTCCGCGGCAACGGCTTCTTCTACGGAATCGAACTGGTCAAGGACAAGGCCACCAAGGAGACCTTCACGGACGAGGAGACGGAGCGCGTGCTCTACGGTTTCCTCTCCAAGGCGCTCTTCGACAACGGCCTGTACTGCCGGGCCGACGACCGCGGCGACCCGGTGATCCAGCTCGCCCCGCCGCTGATCGCCGACCAGTCCACCTTCGACGAGATCGAAGGCGTGCTCCGCACGGTCCTCACCGAGGCCTGGACCAAGCTCTGA